A region from the Musa acuminata AAA Group cultivar baxijiao chromosome BXJ1-10, Cavendish_Baxijiao_AAA, whole genome shotgun sequence genome encodes:
- the LOC135594639 gene encoding pentatricopeptide repeat-containing protein At1g62260, mitochondrial-like, with amino-acid sequence MRRLAPPIGRSRAIPAARSRAGADPPLEVRRRNQALSQLIRSGRLREARRFFDALLDRRSVVSWNCMIGGYVRHRELVEARKLFDEMPQRDVVSWNSILAGYALSRDPGELEEACRLFERMPTRDIISWNTMITGYARNGRMEEAMQLFGRMPDANVVSWNTVMTGYLGVGDVQRAVELFDRMPIHDAASLNALVSGLIHNNRLEEVEEFLLGKRRKAKVIDGAIDAYNTLIAGYAQQGKVEEAKRLFDLIPHGPNQDAEIDAKKMHRKVRSFERNVVSWNSMIMCYVKAGDILAARALFNEMPEKDLVTWNTMIAAYTQASAMDEAEALFQEMPNSDSWTCNSMICGFTQKGQVERARRIFDEMPQKSIVSWNAMIAGYEQNGDYDGAIDLFANMLVAGERPDRHTLSSVLSACAGHAKLLLGTKVHQLITKTIIPDIPINNALVTMYSRCGKLMDAKAIFDGMGSQRNVVTWNAMIGGYAQHGQARGALELFEEMKRRCIRPTYITFIAILNACGHAGLVAEGRREFDSMVNEFRIAPKVEHYASLVDLIGRHGHLKDAREVISNMTVKPDKAVWGALLGACRVHNDVALAQVAAEALVEIEPESSAPYVLLHNMHVDEGKWDNATEIRKNMDKNRVVKQPGYSWIEMHNKVHIFVSGDTSHPSSHEIFSLIESCNRHIRDSQLD; translated from the coding sequence atgagaaggTTGGCTCCGCCGATTGGGCGCAGCCGTGCGATCCCCGCCGCTCGTTCTCGTGCTGGCGCTGACCCTCCCCTCGAAGTCCGCCGGCGGAATCAGGCCCTATCCCAGCTGATACGAAGCGGCCGCCTCCGCGAAGCGCGCCGGTTCTTTGACGCCCTCCTCGACCGCCGCAGTGTCGTCTCCTGGAACTGCATGATCGGTGGCTACGTTCGCCACCGCGAGCTTGTCGAGGCCCGGAAGTTGTTTGACGAAATGCCACAGAGGGACGTTGTCTCCTGGAACTCCATACTCGCGGGCTACGCACTGTCGAGGGACCCTGGAGAGCTCGAGGAGGCCTGCCGCCTCTTCGAACGCATGCCGACCAGAGATATTATCTCGTGGAACACCATGATCACTGGCTACGCACGGAATGGCAGGATGGAGGAAGCCATGCAACTCTTTGGCAGAATGCCCGATGCGAACGTCGTGTCCTGGAACACCGTGATGACCGGATATCTTGGTGTTGGTGATGTTCAAAGGGCTGTCGAGCTGTTCGACAGGATGCCTATCCATGATGCTGCTTCCTTGAACGCACTGGTGTCAGGCCTCATCCACAATAACAGGCTGGAAGAGGTGGAAGAATTTCTGCTTGGAAAAAGACGAAAAGCCAAGGTGATTGATGGGGCTATTGATGCGTACAACACCTTGATCGCTGGTTATGCCCAGCAGGGAAAGGTCGAGGAAGCAAAGAGATTGTTCGACTTGATTCCTCATGGTCCGAATCAAGATGCAGAGATAGATGCAAAGAAAATGCATCGTAAAGTGAGAAGCTTCGAACGGAATGTTGTATCATGGAATTCTATGATCATGTGCTACGTCAAGGCTGGTGATATTCTCGCAGCCAGGGCACTCTTCAATGAGATGCCTGAGAAAGACTTGGTAACATGGAATACCATGATTGCCGCCTATACACAAGCCTCAGCAATGGACGAGGCTGAAGCTCTTTTCCAGGAAATGCCCAATAGTGACTCATGGACATGCAACTCAATGATATGTGGATTCACTCAGAAAGGCCAGGTGGAACGAGCAAGGAGAATCTTCGACGAAATGCCCCAAAAGAGCATCGTCTCTTGGAACGCAATGATCGCTGGATATGAGCAGAATGGAGACTATGATGGAGCAATTGACTTGTTTGCTAACATGCTAGTTGCCGGTGAGAGACCGGACCGGCATACTCTGTCTTCGGTGCTCAGTGCTTGTGCTGGTCATGCAAAGCTTCTTCTAGGGACTAAAGTGCATCAACTGATCACCAAGACGATCATACCAGACATTCCAATAAACAATGCCCTCGTCACTATGTATTCTCGCTGCGGCAAGTTGATGGATGCCAAAGCCATCTTCGATGGCATGGGAAGTCAAAGGAACGTTGTCACTTGGAATGCAATGATTGGTGGATATGCACAGCATGGGCAGGCCAGAGGAGCTCTTGAGCTCTTTGAAGAAATGAAACGGAGGTGTATTAGGCCAACTTACATAACCTTTATCGCCATCCTCAATGCATGTGGCCATGCCGGGCTAGTGGCTGAAGGTAGGAGAGAATTTGATTCCATGGTTAATGAATTCAGAATTGCACCTAAAGTTGAGCATTATGCTTCCCTAGTAGACCTTATAGGCCGGCATGGGCATCTCAAGGATGCAAGGGAGGTGATAAGCAACATGACAGTTAAACCCGATAAAGCCGTATGGGGAGCATTGCTAGGTGCTTGTAGAGTTCACAACGATGTGGCATTGGCTCAGGTTGCTGCAGAGGCCTTGGTGGAGATTGAACCTGAAAGCTCTGCTCCATATGTATTGTTGCATAACATGCATGTAGATGAAGGGAAATGGGATAATGCCACTGAGATAAGGAAAAACATGGATAAGAACAGGGTTGTGAAGCAGCCTGGTTACAGTTGGATTGAGATGCACAACAAAGTTCATATATTTGTTTCAGGGGACACATCACATCCCTCTTCACATGAGATTTTTTCACTGATAGAGAGTTGCAATAGGCACATAAGAGACTCACAACTTGATTGA